A part of Maridesulfovibrio hydrothermalis AM13 = DSM 14728 genomic DNA contains:
- the dnaX gene encoding DNA polymerase III subunit gamma/tau has translation MSTSNLTAKYRPQTFGEVAGQGAVKTILSRAAAQDKIAPAYLFSGTRGVGKTTIARIFAKALNCKNAPTAEPCNECENCRQITAGVGVDVVEIDAASHGKVDDARRLKEDIGYAPIEFRYKVFIIDEAHMLTTQAFNALLKTLEEPPPHATFIMATTETHKFPATIISRCQHYAFKMLSSAELVAHLTNILQMEKIEFESGAIDLIAKRGAGSVRDSMSLLGQVLALGSDKLLEEDVRSILGLAGRDVFFALMQAIHERDFVSVGEVVKQVLDRGLDLGFFIRELGTCWRNMFLLGQSGERAIPLLDLSAEEAKEFMHWAKTFDRSFVHACWQMTVDGQRKVMTSLEPAMALELLLLNMASLTDLISVERAGALAASASQSAPAAPLKSTPPSTAPDTSPKGAYGTPPVNSASPAGRMPQNGQTPPPSEAPPWQSNGQQQSMPDHGRKQGMQSGGQPQGSMQQQSMMQGHAPAASNRPLGRSESGSPAGSRAATETGSDDSSLPDDAGRKSNNNFESSAHESENPAPVEAEFSEPAESVSSVSGPRNFEGFLQYMADSGVGGSVSGLNKCAGELKDGNLVLICNNPFHESQVSGRECRGLIARKVVEYFGPGTGLEITVSSKGKRKSRQQLRDEVEAHPDVKRVIEAFSASIISVEPRKDI, from the coding sequence ATGAGCACATCTAATCTGACAGCAAAGTACCGGCCGCAAACCTTTGGCGAGGTTGCCGGACAGGGAGCCGTCAAAACTATCCTTTCCCGAGCAGCGGCGCAGGATAAGATCGCCCCTGCGTATCTTTTCAGCGGAACACGTGGCGTAGGCAAAACTACTATTGCCCGGATTTTTGCCAAAGCTCTCAATTGTAAAAATGCTCCAACTGCTGAGCCTTGTAATGAATGTGAAAACTGTCGGCAGATCACAGCCGGCGTGGGTGTTGACGTTGTAGAGATTGACGCCGCATCGCACGGTAAAGTTGATGATGCCAGAAGGCTCAAGGAAGATATCGGTTACGCACCGATTGAGTTTCGCTATAAGGTATTCATTATAGATGAAGCACACATGCTTACAACTCAGGCTTTCAACGCGCTGCTTAAGACTCTTGAAGAGCCGCCGCCGCATGCTACCTTCATAATGGCAACAACGGAAACTCATAAATTTCCAGCAACCATCATCAGCCGTTGTCAGCATTACGCTTTCAAGATGCTTTCCAGTGCGGAGCTTGTAGCTCATCTCACCAACATTCTGCAGATGGAAAAGATTGAATTTGAAAGCGGAGCGATTGATTTGATTGCCAAGCGCGGAGCTGGCAGTGTGCGTGATTCCATGTCACTGCTTGGTCAGGTTTTGGCTCTGGGCAGTGATAAACTTCTTGAAGAAGATGTTCGGTCCATTCTCGGTCTTGCCGGACGCGATGTTTTTTTTGCTCTGATGCAGGCTATTCACGAACGTGATTTTGTTTCAGTTGGAGAAGTGGTAAAGCAGGTTCTTGATCGCGGCCTTGATTTAGGCTTTTTCATTCGCGAGCTGGGTACTTGCTGGCGCAATATGTTTTTGCTGGGACAGTCCGGCGAAAGGGCTATTCCGCTTCTTGACCTCTCTGCCGAGGAGGCAAAAGAGTTTATGCATTGGGCCAAAACTTTTGACCGTTCATTTGTCCATGCCTGCTGGCAGATGACTGTGGACGGGCAGCGTAAAGTTATGACCAGCCTTGAGCCTGCTATGGCTCTGGAATTATTGCTTCTCAATATGGCAAGTCTTACCGATCTTATTTCTGTCGAACGTGCGGGGGCACTTGCTGCATCTGCATCACAATCCGCTCCGGCAGCACCATTAAAATCAACTCCTCCAAGTACGGCTCCCGATACATCACCAAAGGGGGCCTATGGTACGCCACCGGTAAATTCTGCTTCCCCGGCCGGGCGGATGCCTCAGAACGGGCAAACACCGCCGCCAAGTGAAGCTCCGCCGTGGCAGAGCAACGGACAGCAGCAATCCATGCCTGATCATGGACGTAAGCAAGGTATGCAGTCCGGTGGACAGCCGCAGGGCAGCATGCAGCAGCAGTCCATGATGCAGGGGCATGCACCGGCGGCAAGTAACCGTCCTCTGGGGCGCAGTGAGTCCGGAAGTCCTGCCGGAAGCCGTGCTGCAACTGAGACGGGATCAGATGATTCCTCTCTACCTGACGATGCCGGCCGGAAATCAAATAATAATTTTGAGTCATCTGCGCATGAATCTGAAAATCCTGCACCTGTAGAAGCTGAGTTTTCAGAACCAGCTGAATCGGTTTCCTCTGTAAGTGGACCGCGCAATTTTGAAGGATTTTTGCAATATATGGCTGATAGCGGGGTCGGCGGTTCTGTTTCAGGGTTGAATAAATGTGCAGGTGAGCTTAAGGACGGTAACCTTGTTTTAATTTGCAATAATCCTTTTCACGAAAGTCAAGTCAGCGGACGTGAATGCCGCGGGCTTATTGCAAGGAAAGTTGTTGAGTATTTTGGTCCCGGTACCGGACTGGAGATCACAGTCAGCAGTAAAGGGAAGCGTAAAAGCAGGCAGCAGTTGCGTGATGAAGTTGAGGCGCATCCCGATGTCAAAAGGGTTATAGAGGCTTTCAGCGCAAGCATAATATCAGTGGAACCCCGTAAAGATATTTAA
- a CDS encoding GGDEF domain-containing protein has protein sequence MLQLLNKKAEFISPSKGGNAHFIEGPGIGSLIQNVGRLNILYFAIQDFPTLSAMYGPEWAEHLENEIHTALVSEGNTKLNHDSFHIFSFNAGEFFLLDPTEALNRLHLQELAYQFKVNIENNINTDQIGRTGNSITINSGYSFFYAAQSNNQLWSGFLSSIGEARLEAQKNVDISKLELSNEFCEILAQENIRCHYQPIVNLSDKSIHGWEALARGPRNSPFRSPLTLFDMAEKLGKLFPLEKTCREAAINSFGEHSPQHKLFLNIHPRTIVDPNFTSGETKILLDNYGLKPANIVFEITERHSVKDFKTFRKTLDHYRNQGYLVAIDDAGTGYSGLTSIAEIKPDYIKMDKSFIDDIETNQVNRAIIDTFTDFAEKIGGKLIVEGIETQEQALTVTDMGVHLGQGYFLAMPEKEKPQLTEAALNMKRTYENTSGKNTYGIPVKNLVNKVKSVEPDTPVPVVQEHFEQSNSISSVVIVKNKIPCGLVMEYNLNKHLSGKFGVALYSNKPISSVMDDSPLIVDLETPVEKVSQLAMARSRKKAYDDVIITLKNQLMGTVSVQKLLDTLAHVQVEMAKGTNPLTGLPGNLDIEREIDRRMKAMEQYSIIYADLDNFKVYNDTYGFKNGDKILLQISQVISWATQRHGTTEDFVGHIGGDDFVMVTTPEKAERICQGISRCFKRLAKYHYNENDVRNGWMEGRGRDGAIARFPLVSVSLAILDCEPDQSLMEIGEQAASLKKWAKSIEGNCWVRERRSK, from the coding sequence ATGCTACAATTATTAAATAAAAAGGCTGAATTCATTTCCCCCTCAAAGGGCGGTAATGCACATTTCATTGAAGGACCGGGCATTGGAAGTCTTATTCAAAACGTCGGCCGGCTCAATATTTTATATTTCGCGATTCAGGACTTCCCCACCCTTTCAGCCATGTACGGTCCGGAATGGGCCGAACATCTTGAAAATGAAATCCACACTGCACTTGTCAGTGAAGGAAACACAAAGTTGAACCACGACAGTTTCCATATTTTCTCATTCAACGCAGGGGAATTTTTCCTTCTGGACCCCACAGAGGCACTTAACAGGCTACATTTACAAGAGCTAGCCTATCAATTCAAAGTTAACATCGAGAACAATATTAACACTGACCAAATCGGGCGCACGGGCAACAGTATAACCATAAACAGCGGCTATTCTTTTTTCTACGCCGCCCAGTCCAACAATCAACTCTGGTCCGGATTCCTGTCTTCAATTGGTGAAGCGAGGCTTGAGGCTCAAAAAAATGTCGATATTTCCAAACTAGAACTCAGCAATGAATTCTGTGAAATACTTGCACAAGAAAACATTCGCTGCCATTACCAGCCCATCGTCAACCTGAGTGATAAAAGCATTCACGGCTGGGAGGCTCTTGCACGGGGGCCGCGCAATTCTCCGTTTCGTTCACCTCTTACACTTTTCGACATGGCTGAAAAGCTCGGGAAGCTTTTTCCCCTTGAAAAAACCTGCCGGGAAGCAGCAATCAATTCCTTTGGCGAGCACAGCCCGCAGCATAAACTTTTTCTAAATATCCATCCCCGCACTATCGTAGACCCCAATTTCACCAGCGGCGAAACAAAAATTCTTCTCGATAACTACGGCCTCAAACCCGCCAATATTGTTTTCGAGATAACCGAACGCCACAGCGTCAAGGACTTCAAAACATTTCGCAAGACTCTTGATCACTACAGAAACCAAGGTTACCTCGTTGCCATTGATGATGCAGGTACAGGATACTCCGGCCTGACTTCCATTGCTGAGATCAAACCGGACTACATCAAGATGGATAAATCGTTCATTGATGATATTGAAACCAATCAGGTTAACAGAGCAATTATTGATACTTTTACTGACTTTGCCGAAAAAATCGGAGGAAAGCTTATTGTCGAAGGCATCGAAACGCAGGAGCAGGCATTGACAGTAACCGACATGGGAGTCCACCTAGGTCAGGGGTATTTCCTTGCCATGCCGGAAAAAGAAAAGCCGCAACTGACTGAAGCTGCGTTGAATATGAAACGGACCTACGAAAATACTTCCGGCAAAAACACTTACGGAATACCTGTTAAAAATCTGGTAAATAAAGTTAAATCTGTTGAACCGGACACTCCGGTCCCTGTAGTGCAGGAACACTTTGAACAATCAAACTCAATCAGCAGTGTCGTGATTGTTAAAAATAAAATTCCCTGTGGTCTGGTTATGGAATACAACCTGAACAAACACCTGTCAGGAAAATTCGGAGTAGCTCTCTATTCAAATAAACCGATCAGTTCAGTGATGGACGACAGTCCACTCATCGTAGACCTTGAAACACCGGTCGAAAAAGTATCGCAACTGGCTATGGCCCGCTCCAGAAAAAAGGCCTACGACGACGTAATCATCACCCTTAAAAACCAGTTGATGGGAACAGTCTCCGTTCAAAAGCTGTTAGATACTCTGGCTCATGTGCAGGTCGAAATGGCAAAGGGGACAAACCCCCTGACCGGCCTGCCCGGAAACCTTGATATTGAGAGAGAAATAGATCGTCGCATGAAAGCTATGGAGCAATACAGTATCATTTACGCAGATCTCGACAACTTTAAAGTATATAATGATACTTACGGATTTAAGAATGGAGATAAAATTTTACTTCAAATAAGCCAAGTTATTTCATGGGCAACACAACGACACGGAACCACAGAAGATTTTGTAGGGCACATAGGCGGTGATGACTTTGTAATGGTCACCACCCCTGAAAAAGCTGAACGCATCTGCCAAGGCATCAGCCGGTGTTTCAAGCGGCTGGCAAAATATCACTATAACGAAAATGATGTCCGAAACGGATGGATGGAAGGTCGAGGACGTGACGGAGCAATTGCCAGATTCCCGCTGGTCTCGGTTTCGCTTGCAATTCTGGATTGTGAACCGGATCAAAGCCTGATGGAAATAGGTGAACAGGCCGCTTCTTTAAAAAAATGGGCCAAGTCCATAGAAGGCAACTGCTGGGTGCGCGAAAGGCGTAGTAAATAA
- a CDS encoding glycosyltransferase family 4 protein gives MDKKLKVLVVSPDINLIGGVVETVKLLLSGLEGRVDFTSAVFGRRAEQDGLKGYMQPLFDVLRFLFTLKKNAYDVVHINPSFNFRSIVKELFLYLVLCLHGYSGRILIFFHGWDPELVKKISLNPLFRMVLMFCFKRAGLIAVLSSGYRDSLIALGVPAGRVVVMSTMYDLAYILADVPDIAQRKSILFLSRMVRKKGVFELLEAFERLSVRHVGVKLILAGDGEDKKDIERLIQSRGLSNVFLPGYLKGAEKAQAFKESGIFVLPTLFSEGCPVSLIEAMAAGLVPVVPLSGGIRDVVEPGETAVILNEISADHLEEVLDKLLVDVDMQRRISSRAAGYARDNFESARVCRRILDLYHQVFGCT, from the coding sequence GTGGATAAAAAGTTAAAGGTGCTTGTTGTTTCGCCTGATATAAATCTGATCGGCGGGGTAGTAGAGACGGTTAAACTGCTGTTGAGCGGACTTGAGGGACGTGTTGATTTCACTTCCGCAGTGTTTGGACGCAGGGCTGAACAAGATGGGCTTAAAGGTTACATGCAACCTTTATTTGATGTGTTGCGGTTTCTTTTTACGCTTAAAAAAAATGCGTATGATGTTGTTCACATAAACCCTTCCTTTAATTTTAGGTCAATTGTTAAAGAATTATTCCTTTACCTTGTGCTTTGCCTGCATGGATATTCAGGCAGAATTTTAATTTTCTTTCATGGATGGGATCCGGAGCTGGTTAAAAAGATATCATTAAATCCTCTGTTTAGGATGGTTTTGATGTTTTGTTTCAAGCGAGCCGGCTTGATCGCGGTATTATCAAGTGGCTATCGCGATTCACTTATCGCTCTGGGGGTGCCGGCGGGAAGAGTTGTGGTGATGTCGACCATGTATGATTTGGCGTACATCCTTGCTGATGTACCGGATATAGCCCAGCGGAAGTCAATTCTTTTTCTGTCCCGTATGGTGAGAAAAAAAGGTGTTTTTGAATTGCTGGAAGCCTTTGAAAGGCTCTCTGTCCGCCATGTTGGGGTCAAATTGATTCTGGCCGGAGATGGCGAAGATAAAAAAGATATTGAGAGACTGATTCAGTCGCGTGGCCTTTCAAATGTATTTCTTCCGGGCTATTTAAAGGGGGCGGAGAAGGCGCAGGCATTTAAAGAATCCGGGATATTTGTGCTGCCTACTTTATTTTCGGAAGGATGTCCGGTCTCGCTAATTGAAGCAATGGCAGCCGGTCTTGTGCCCGTTGTTCCTCTTTCTGGAGGAATACGTGATGTGGTTGAACCGGGAGAAACAGCGGTCATTCTTAATGAAATTTCTGCTGATCATCTGGAAGAAGTACTTGATAAGCTGCTTGTGGATGTAGATATGCAGAGACGTATTTCATCGCGAGCTGCCGGTTATGCACGTGATAACTTTGAGTCTGCGCGAGTTTGCCGGCGTATACTTGACTTGTATCATCAAGTGTTTGGATGTACTTGA
- a CDS encoding YbaB/EbfC family nucleoid-associated protein: protein MKGMNDLVRQAQVMQRKMTALQDELKTREVESSAGGGMVNVKVNGSQEILEIIIDPTIVESGDVEMIQDLVLAAVNDATKKAKAMMESEMSQITGGMNIPGMF from the coding sequence ATGAAAGGTATGAATGATCTCGTTCGTCAGGCTCAGGTAATGCAGCGCAAAATGACTGCTCTTCAGGATGAGCTTAAAACTCGCGAAGTTGAAAGCTCAGCCGGTGGCGGAATGGTTAACGTAAAGGTTAACGGTTCACAGGAAATTCTCGAAATTATAATCGATCCTACCATCGTAGAGTCCGGTGATGTTGAAATGATTCAGGATCTCGTACTCGCCGCTGTTAACGATGCGACTAAAAAAGCCAAAGCAATGATGGAATCAGAAATGTCCCAGATTACTGGCGGTATGAATATTCCCGGAATGTTCTAA
- the recD2 gene encoding SF1B family DNA helicase RecD2, translated as MSDTLTGEVRTVVYHNEENGYIVARVSSKDEASQITVVGVIGSLTPGESVEFHGRWKQHAKFGRQFEADYHERIRPATEAGVIRFLKSSSIKGIGEAIATEMVKKFGVEVLDILDDEPEKLLKIKGISKKKLEKITESWQSQREIKNLILFLHSHEVAPTYAAKIFNLYGAQSVNRISENPYELAYEIRGIGFKTADTMALKLGFAHDSPQRIEAAIIYSLFSVSERGGHMFSPKEKLIEDVAKMLGGVELSLISDGISSLEERKRVRVENLAEQDIDEAVFLMHFYRFESEICKRLHGLVSHPSPVSREKVATALPEVEKELGFELSEEQREAVFEACVNKFFIITGGPGTGKTTITRAVVMTLRELGLKVKLAAPTGRAAKRLSEATGRQASTIHRMLQYTPDSGGFYYNEDQKLKADVLVVDEASMLDAQLCLAVLRAVPLTCRVIFVGDVNQLPSVGPGNVLSDLIQSGQVPSAVLSHIFRQAQESYIVVNAHRINDGKFPLGHPAEAPVADFFWIPQDSPQKVQEMIAQTVCERIPERYGLDPMTDVQVLTPMHKGDVGTQKLNELLQERLNPSTGKALKRGFVEYRVGDRVLQLRNNYEKEVFNGDLGRVMYIDTEENELTAEFDGNIVHYELSELDELTLAYAVSVHKSQGSEYPAVVMPIVPQHFLLLQRNLLYTGLTRARKLAVLIGSKRAFHIGLGNVTAGKRFTNLRHRIKQIFDENLVF; from the coding sequence ATGTCCGATACATTGACAGGCGAAGTTCGCACGGTTGTTTATCATAACGAAGAGAATGGTTATATAGTAGCCCGTGTTTCGTCTAAGGATGAGGCATCACAGATTACAGTGGTGGGTGTCATCGGTTCCCTCACGCCCGGCGAGTCTGTCGAATTTCACGGTCGCTGGAAACAGCATGCAAAGTTCGGTCGCCAGTTTGAAGCTGACTACCATGAACGAATCCGTCCGGCCACTGAGGCCGGAGTTATCAGATTTTTGAAATCCTCATCTATCAAGGGTATCGGGGAAGCCATAGCTACGGAGATGGTTAAAAAGTTTGGTGTGGAAGTGCTTGATATTCTTGATGATGAACCTGAAAAGCTGCTTAAAATTAAAGGAATATCAAAGAAGAAGCTGGAAAAGATTACTGAGTCATGGCAGTCACAGCGTGAGATTAAAAATCTTATTTTGTTTTTGCACAGCCATGAAGTTGCGCCGACTTATGCTGCCAAAATTTTTAATCTGTACGGAGCGCAGTCGGTAAACCGCATCAGCGAAAATCCTTATGAGCTGGCTTATGAAATCCGGGGTATCGGCTTTAAGACTGCTGATACCATGGCTCTTAAGCTGGGCTTTGCCCATGATTCACCGCAGCGAATTGAGGCGGCTATTATTTATTCACTTTTTTCAGTGAGTGAGCGGGGGGGACATATGTTCAGCCCTAAGGAAAAGCTTATTGAAGACGTTGCCAAAATGCTCGGGGGAGTTGAGCTGTCACTTATCAGCGATGGTATTTCCTCTCTTGAAGAACGCAAAAGGGTGCGGGTGGAAAATCTGGCTGAGCAGGATATTGATGAGGCTGTTTTTCTAATGCATTTTTACCGGTTCGAGAGCGAGATATGCAAAAGGCTGCACGGGCTGGTCAGTCATCCTTCGCCGGTCAGTCGGGAAAAGGTTGCAACGGCATTGCCGGAAGTTGAAAAAGAACTTGGTTTTGAGCTTTCTGAGGAACAGCGTGAGGCGGTTTTTGAAGCCTGCGTAAATAAATTTTTCATCATCACCGGCGGGCCGGGAACTGGTAAGACAACCATCACCCGCGCAGTAGTCATGACTCTGCGCGAGCTTGGGCTTAAGGTGAAGCTTGCCGCCCCCACAGGACGCGCAGCCAAACGGCTTTCCGAGGCAACAGGAAGACAGGCTTCTACCATTCACCGCATGTTGCAGTACACCCCTGACAGCGGCGGATTCTATTACAACGAAGATCAGAAACTCAAAGCTGATGTGCTGGTGGTTGATGAAGCTTCCATGCTCGATGCGCAACTGTGCCTTGCGGTTTTACGGGCCGTACCGCTGACCTGCCGGGTTATTTTTGTCGGGGATGTTAATCAGCTTCCATCGGTCGGGCCGGGGAATGTGCTTTCAGATTTGATTCAAAGCGGACAGGTTCCCAGTGCGGTGCTTAGCCATATTTTCAGGCAGGCACAAGAGAGTTATATTGTTGTAAATGCTCACCGCATTAATGATGGAAAGTTTCCTTTAGGTCATCCCGCCGAAGCACCCGTAGCCGATTTTTTTTGGATTCCACAGGACTCCCCGCAGAAAGTTCAGGAGATGATCGCTCAGACTGTCTGTGAAAGAATTCCGGAACGTTACGGCCTTGATCCCATGACCGATGTTCAGGTGCTTACTCCTATGCATAAGGGCGATGTCGGTACACAGAAATTAAATGAATTGCTTCAGGAAAGGCTTAACCCGTCAACAGGCAAAGCTCTCAAACGCGGTTTTGTGGAGTACCGTGTAGGCGATCGGGTTTTGCAGCTGCGCAATAATTACGAGAAGGAGGTTTTTAACGGCGACCTCGGGCGCGTTATGTATATAGATACGGAGGAAAATGAGCTGACCGCCGAATTTGACGGAAACATAGTCCATTATGAACTGTCAGAGCTTGATGAGCTGACTCTGGCGTACGCCGTAAGCGTTCATAAATCACAGGGCAGTGAATATCCCGCCGTGGTTATGCCTATCGTGCCGCAGCATTTTCTGCTTTTGCAGCGCAATCTGCTCTACACCGGTCTGACCCGTGCGCGTAAACTGGCGGTACTTATCGGCAGCAAGAGAGCTTTTCACATCGGACTGGGAAACGTTACCGCAGGTAAACGGTTCACAAATCTGCGTCATCGTATTAAGCAGATATTTGACGAAAATTTAGTATTCTAA
- the recR gene encoding recombination mediator RecR has protein sequence MDNLPDPLRVVAQELAKLPGLGPKSALRIALTMLKMPREKVTGIGQSVIDLRDKLCICEQCASITDSCPCKICSDPGREHDKLCLVAEWDSLLAIEDMGLYRGYYLVLGGLLSPLDGVSPQHLEFNKLEDRLAKGEVRELILALGATVDAEATASYIKNMIENRFPQVALSRLAQGIPIGSEVKYTDKETLRQSLEYRQKL, from the coding sequence TTGGATAATTTACCTGATCCTCTCAGAGTTGTGGCGCAAGAACTGGCAAAACTGCCGGGGCTTGGGCCTAAATCTGCTCTGCGCATTGCATTGACAATGCTGAAAATGCCGCGTGAAAAAGTTACCGGCATTGGTCAGAGTGTTATAGATTTGCGCGATAAACTCTGTATTTGCGAGCAATGCGCAAGTATTACAGACAGCTGCCCTTGCAAAATATGCTCTGATCCGGGGCGTGAGCATGACAAGCTTTGTCTGGTGGCGGAATGGGATTCACTCCTTGCAATTGAGGATATGGGACTTTATCGCGGGTACTATTTGGTTCTTGGCGGACTCCTTTCCCCCCTTGACGGCGTATCTCCGCAGCATCTTGAGTTCAATAAACTTGAGGACCGACTGGCTAAAGGGGAGGTTCGAGAGCTTATCCTTGCACTTGGCGCGACAGTCGATGCCGAGGCGACGGCTTCATATATCAAAAATATGATAGAGAATAGATTTCCGCAGGTGGCATTAAGCCGCTTGGCACAAGGCATTCCAATCGGTTCAGAAGTAAAATATACAGATAAAGAAACTCTCAGGCAGTCATTAGAGTATCGCCAGAAGCTGTAA
- a CDS encoding isoamylase early set domain-containing protein, whose protein sequence is MAISKKFLKSKPVCKVRFEVPKDQVENGDAIYLVGDFNDWDENSIPMKKLKSGNFTVTLDLEVGRDYQFRYLAGSDSWFNDNDPDRTEMTHYGDAENSVVSV, encoded by the coding sequence GTGGCTATTTCCAAGAAGTTTTTGAAAAGTAAACCAGTATGCAAAGTCCGCTTTGAAGTCCCCAAAGATCAGGTAGAAAATGGTGATGCCATCTATCTGGTGGGAGATTTTAATGACTGGGACGAAAATTCTATTCCTATGAAGAAATTGAAAAGTGGAAATTTCACTGTGACATTGGATCTTGAGGTTGGCCGTGACTATCAGTTCCGCTACCTTGCAGGAAGTGACAGCTGGTTCAATGATAATGATCCTGATCGTACTGAAATGACTCACTATGGTGACGCTGAAAACTCTGTTGTTTCTGTTTAA
- a CDS encoding branched-chain amino acid transaminase: MVQKAEKIWFDGELVNWDDAQVHVLTHTLHYGAGVFEGIRAYATVDGKSAVFRLREHVVRLFDSAKILGITIPFTIEQIHDAIIETLKVNGLKEGYIRPLVFIGDGAMGVHPGANPIRVCIATWPWGAYLGEEALEKGIRVKTSSFNRHHVNSMMTKSKACGNYVNSILAKVEAVKDGYDEALMLDTQGYVSEATGENIFIVKNGVIKTTPLTSVLPGITRASLMKVATDLGYEVVEQLFTRDELYVADEAFFCGTAAEVTPICEVDNRTIGEGKRGEVGTLLQKEYFNAVKGGNAKYTDWLDYYEI, translated from the coding sequence ATGGTACAGAAAGCTGAAAAAATCTGGTTTGATGGTGAACTGGTTAACTGGGACGATGCGCAGGTTCATGTGCTGACCCATACTCTGCATTATGGTGCAGGTGTATTTGAAGGAATTCGGGCATATGCCACTGTTGATGGAAAATCTGCTGTGTTCAGGCTTCGTGAGCACGTAGTCAGACTTTTTGATTCTGCAAAAATTCTCGGCATTACTATCCCATTCACTATTGAACAGATTCATGATGCCATTATTGAAACCCTTAAAGTAAACGGCCTGAAAGAAGGTTATATACGCCCTCTGGTTTTTATCGGCGACGGTGCTATGGGGGTTCATCCCGGAGCCAATCCCATCCGTGTCTGCATTGCAACATGGCCTTGGGGAGCGTATCTCGGTGAAGAAGCTCTGGAGAAGGGAATCCGGGTTAAAACTTCTTCTTTCAACCGCCATCACGTAAACTCCATGATGACCAAGTCCAAGGCTTGCGGTAACTACGTTAACTCTATCCTTGCTAAGGTTGAAGCTGTCAAAGACGGTTATGACGAAGCTCTTATGCTCGATACTCAGGGTTATGTTTCTGAAGCAACCGGTGAAAATATTTTTATTGTCAAAAATGGTGTGATTAAAACCACTCCGCTTACATCAGTGCTGCCCGGTATCACCCGCGCAAGTCTGATGAAAGTTGCTACCGACCTCGGTTATGAAGTTGTGGAACAGCTTTTCACCCGCGATGAACTTTACGTTGCTGATGAAGCTTTCTTCTGCGGCACAGCTGCTGAGGTTACTCCTATCTGCGAAGTAGATAACCGCACTATCGGTGAAGGAAAACGCGGCGAAGTTGGTACACTGCTTCAGAAGGAATATTTCAACGCAGTCAAAGGCGGCAACGCAAAGTACACTGACTGGCTTGATTATTACGAAATTTAA